The proteins below are encoded in one region of Tolumonas auensis DSM 9187:
- a CDS encoding glycoside hydrolase family 1 protein — MQYRFPENFWWGSASSGPQSEGATLRDGKSATIWDKWFDESPNRFFNQVGPQDTSTFYDHFRSDIQLMKQLNHNTFRTSIAWARLIPNGTGEVNPLAVRFYNDMLDELLANGIEPFINLFHFDMPLCMQEKGGWESREVVDAYADFAETCFRLFGGKVKFWFTFNEPIVPVEGGYLYDFHYPNVVDFRRAATVAYHTMLAHAKAVQRYRALQQEGQIGIVLNLTPSYPRSQHPSDLQASKIADLFFNRSFLDPAVKGEYPAELVELLKQYDQLPHCEAGDAELLAQGKVDLLGVNYYQPRRVKARANAVNPASPFMPEWFFDYYEMPGRKMNPHRGWEIYEKGIYDILINLRDNYGNIPSYISENGMGVEGEEKFLVEGQIQDDYRIKFVSDHLQWLHKGISENCACKGYHLWTFIDNWSWSNAYKNRYGFVQLDLATQKRTIKKSGEWFADVSRNNGF; from the coding sequence ATGCAGTATCGTTTTCCGGAAAATTTCTGGTGGGGCAGCGCCTCCTCTGGCCCGCAATCTGAAGGTGCCACCCTGCGGGATGGCAAGTCAGCCACCATCTGGGACAAGTGGTTTGACGAATCGCCTAATCGCTTTTTCAATCAGGTTGGCCCGCAGGATACCTCCACGTTTTACGATCACTTCCGCAGTGATATCCAACTGATGAAACAGCTGAATCACAATACCTTCCGCACCTCCATTGCCTGGGCGCGCCTGATCCCGAACGGTACCGGAGAGGTAAATCCGTTAGCAGTCAGATTTTATAACGACATGCTGGATGAGCTGCTGGCCAATGGCATCGAGCCATTCATCAACCTGTTCCACTTCGATATGCCACTGTGCATGCAGGAAAAAGGCGGCTGGGAAAGTCGTGAAGTGGTCGATGCTTACGCCGATTTTGCGGAAACCTGCTTCCGTCTGTTTGGTGGCAAAGTGAAATTCTGGTTCACCTTCAATGAACCGATTGTGCCGGTGGAAGGCGGCTATCTGTACGACTTCCATTACCCGAACGTGGTTGATTTCCGCCGCGCCGCGACTGTGGCCTATCACACTATGCTGGCACATGCCAAAGCAGTGCAACGCTACCGTGCATTGCAGCAGGAAGGCCAGATCGGCATTGTGCTGAACCTGACCCCCTCTTACCCGCGCTCACAACATCCGTCAGATCTGCAGGCATCAAAAATTGCCGATCTGTTCTTTAACCGCAGTTTCCTCGACCCGGCGGTAAAAGGCGAATATCCGGCTGAACTGGTGGAATTGCTCAAGCAATACGATCAGTTGCCGCACTGCGAAGCCGGCGATGCCGAGCTGCTGGCACAGGGAAAAGTTGATTTACTGGGCGTGAATTACTACCAGCCACGCCGCGTGAAAGCCCGCGCCAATGCAGTGAATCCGGCCAGTCCGTTCATGCCGGAATGGTTCTTTGATTATTACGAAATGCCGGGCCGCAAGATGAACCCACACCGTGGCTGGGAGATCTACGAAAAAGGCATCTACGACATTCTGATCAATCTGCGGGACAACTACGGCAACATTCCTTCTTACATTTCTGAGAACGGCATGGGTGTCGAAGGCGAAGAAAAATTTCTGGTGGAAGGTCAGATCCAGGATGACTACCGCATCAAGTTTGTTAGTGATCATCTGCAATGGCTGCATAAAGGCATCAGTGAAAATTGCGCCTGTAAGGGTTATCACCTGTGGACCTTCATCGATAACTGGTCATGGAGCAACGCCTATAAAAACCGTTATGGCTTTGTACAGCTCGATCTGGCCACCCAAAAACGCACGATTAAAAAGAGTGGCGAATGGTTCGCCGATGTCTCCCGCAATAATGGTTTTTAA
- the ptsP gene encoding phosphoenolpyruvate--protein phosphotransferase produces the protein MGSHKIEYRCSLLHGLHARPATQLEAFCKRFSSTIDWCNQRNGRCANAKSVLALLGTDTLYDDLCEITLSGKDAGPAASALLHFLRHEMCEETDAEPEPESCSIRVPRSLRATQSLLVHGTAVSPGIGRGQLVVLDTIAPVLPADLRPERLSRRQQLLQNALTRLQQQLLLQLQQAKAQTAQVLQAHLSLVSDCEFQQALQRLLPAVATVAQAILQVQQHFQTQFLASASGYLQERELDLRDVCQQLLALLYPEWAQKASLTLNTASVVLADELTPSEFLQLDQRYLQALLLTHAGQTSHTIILARAANIPVLTGLADSRVQQAAGQTVIADAELGICLLKPDAVAERYYALYAQVKQQRWQQLQQQSLLAGCSADQQRLEIAANITSVTDAQNAFQAGAEGIGLFRTEMLFMERDAPPDEEEQYQVYRAVLQAAEGKPVIIRTFDIGGDKPLDYLPFTTERNPYLGLRGVRLYPYCEALFRTQLRALLRAASDGPLKVMLPMVSQPEELLWVQQLITEEESALHAALIPHASFSLGIMLEVPAAALQVSTFCALADFFSIGSNDLTQYLLAVDRNNPRVARYYHYAHPALWLLLQQVVIQAHQHGRWIGLCGELGSDRRFLPLLLGLGLDEISLSSARITECKTQLSQLHAGRCRQLLRQVCGCENSEQVLSLLASSQVSEPRPILSTENMILQADWLNKEEVLKGMVDHLWLTGWTSQPLQLEETLWAREAAYSTGLGHGIAIPHAMTDAIDHPAISICRLAHPVDWGSLDGQPVDLVIMLTLSTRLGREQHLRIFSRLARRIMYEEFCQQLRTAGDEQALCALLQQELNM, from the coding sequence GGTCGTTGTGCGAATGCGAAGAGCGTACTGGCGTTACTCGGCACGGATACCTTATATGACGATCTGTGCGAAATCACGTTGTCGGGTAAGGACGCCGGCCCGGCTGCCAGTGCGTTGCTGCATTTTTTGCGGCATGAAATGTGCGAAGAAACGGATGCGGAACCAGAACCAGAGAGTTGCAGCATCCGGGTGCCGCGCAGTCTGCGGGCGACTCAGAGTCTGCTGGTCCATGGCACAGCGGTAAGTCCGGGTATCGGTCGTGGCCAACTGGTGGTGCTGGATACGATAGCGCCGGTTCTGCCTGCGGATCTGCGACCGGAACGACTGAGCCGGCGTCAGCAGCTGTTACAGAATGCGCTGACCCGGTTGCAGCAACAATTGTTGTTACAGCTGCAGCAGGCAAAAGCGCAGACAGCACAGGTGCTGCAGGCACATCTGTCGCTGGTGAGTGACTGCGAGTTTCAGCAGGCTCTGCAACGATTGTTGCCGGCGGTTGCTACCGTTGCGCAGGCTATTCTGCAGGTACAGCAGCATTTTCAGACACAATTTCTGGCATCCGCAAGTGGCTATCTGCAGGAGCGTGAACTGGATCTGCGCGATGTCTGTCAGCAGTTGCTGGCACTGCTTTATCCCGAATGGGCACAGAAAGCGTCACTTACCTTAAATACCGCCAGTGTGGTGCTGGCCGATGAACTGACACCGAGTGAGTTTCTGCAGCTGGATCAACGCTATCTGCAGGCATTACTGCTCACTCATGCCGGGCAAACCTCACATACCATCATCCTGGCCAGAGCCGCAAATATTCCGGTATTAACCGGGCTGGCGGACAGCCGTGTACAGCAAGCGGCCGGACAAACTGTGATTGCTGATGCTGAACTGGGAATATGTCTGCTGAAACCTGACGCGGTCGCCGAGCGTTACTATGCATTGTATGCGCAGGTGAAACAGCAGCGCTGGCAACAGTTGCAGCAGCAAAGTCTGCTGGCCGGCTGTAGTGCCGATCAGCAGCGGCTCGAAATCGCCGCCAATATTACCTCGGTTACTGATGCACAAAATGCGTTTCAGGCCGGCGCGGAGGGGATCGGTCTGTTCCGTACCGAAATGCTGTTTATGGAACGGGATGCACCGCCGGATGAGGAAGAGCAGTATCAGGTTTATCGCGCTGTATTGCAGGCGGCAGAGGGGAAGCCGGTCATTATCCGCACCTTTGATATCGGCGGGGATAAACCGCTGGATTATCTGCCGTTCACCACCGAACGGAATCCGTATCTCGGACTGCGCGGTGTCCGGCTTTATCCGTATTGTGAGGCGCTGTTTCGTACCCAACTGCGGGCGTTGTTGCGCGCAGCTTCTGATGGCCCGCTGAAAGTGATGTTGCCGATGGTATCGCAACCGGAAGAACTGCTCTGGGTGCAGCAATTAATTACGGAAGAAGAGTCAGCGTTACATGCCGCTCTTATTCCTCATGCTTCATTTTCACTGGGCATCATGCTGGAAGTACCGGCTGCCGCATTACAGGTCAGCACGTTCTGCGCACTGGCCGATTTTTTCAGTATTGGCAGTAACGATCTGACGCAATATCTGCTGGCGGTCGATCGCAATAATCCACGAGTTGCCCGTTACTATCACTATGCACATCCGGCGTTGTGGTTATTGCTGCAACAGGTTGTCATTCAGGCACATCAACATGGCCGCTGGATCGGGCTCTGTGGTGAGCTGGGCAGTGACCGGCGTTTTTTGCCGTTGCTGCTCGGACTGGGACTGGATGAAATTAGTCTGTCATCAGCCCGGATCACCGAGTGTAAAACGCAACTGTCGCAACTGCATGCCGGACGGTGCCGTCAGTTGCTCCGGCAGGTTTGCGGGTGTGAAAACAGCGAGCAGGTGTTGTCATTGCTGGCAAGCAGCCAGGTCAGCGAACCCCGTCCCATTCTGAGTACGGAAAATATGATCTTGCAGGCTGACTGGCTGAACAAAGAAGAAGTGCTGAAAGGCATGGTGGATCATCTCTGGCTGACCGGCTGGACATCGCAGCCACTTCAGCTGGAAGAAACGCTCTGGGCGCGGGAAGCAGCCTATTCCACCGGGCTTGGGCATGGGATTGCCATTCCGCATGCGATGACAGATGCGATTGATCATCCGGCGATCTCAATCTGCCGGTTAGCACACCCCGTCGACTGGGGATCTCTGGATGGTCAGCCGGTGGATCTGGTGATCATGCTGACACTCAGCACCCGGCTGGGGCGGGAGCAGCATTTGCGCATTTTCTCCCGGCTGGCGCGCCGCATTATGTATGAGGAGTTTTGTCAGCAATTGCGGACCGCAGGTGATGAACAGGCGTTGTGCGCATTACTGCAGCAAGAATTAAATATGTAA
- a CDS encoding AraC family transcriptional regulator, producing MQQVFQDIFSVITEEELSEHTHQLVYAHDTCPPPQYAFQVTFPRLEWVLSGNYQNILCDSQGDKIEQRLTTGQFLFVPANCWNKPVWQEDVCVLSLLFGRRQLGLSLVSWSQQQQNFIDVQKHSYPLSAKSPVHSMLQALIDLQASELQTPRSLQLQLMTVLTFTQELLHQPQPEKYQRAQSVFQRICIYVQENFHKAISRETVARRFNISPNHLSRLFRQQGHMNFADYMVYVRIDRAKFMLRRYPMHLEEIAHRCGFRDTNYFCRVFKKKTGRTPTEYRLEK from the coding sequence ATGCAGCAGGTATTTCAGGATATTTTCAGCGTCATTACCGAAGAGGAACTCTCGGAGCACACGCATCAACTGGTGTATGCCCATGATACCTGTCCACCACCGCAATACGCTTTTCAGGTGACCTTTCCCCGTCTGGAATGGGTGTTATCCGGCAATTATCAGAACATCCTTTGTGACAGTCAGGGCGATAAAATTGAGCAACGGCTGACGACCGGGCAGTTTCTGTTTGTCCCGGCCAACTGCTGGAATAAACCGGTATGGCAGGAGGATGTCTGTGTGCTGAGCCTGCTGTTTGGCCGCCGGCAACTGGGGCTCAGTCTGGTCAGCTGGAGCCAGCAACAGCAGAATTTTATTGATGTGCAAAAACACAGTTATCCGTTGTCGGCGAAAAGTCCGGTGCACAGCATGCTGCAGGCACTCATCGATTTACAGGCCTCGGAACTGCAGACACCGCGGAGTCTGCAGCTGCAACTCATGACTGTGCTGACGTTCACACAGGAACTGCTGCATCAACCGCAGCCGGAAAAATATCAACGCGCGCAGAGTGTCTTCCAGCGGATCTGTATTTATGTGCAGGAGAATTTCCACAAGGCGATCAGCCGGGAAACCGTTGCCCGGCGTTTTAATATCAGCCCGAATCATCTCTCCCGCCTGTTCCGCCAGCAGGGACACATGAATTTTGCTGATTATATGGTGTATGTGCGGATCGATCGCGCGAAGTTTATGCTGCGTCGGTACCCGATGCATCTGGAAGAAATTGCGCATCGTTGTGGCTTTCGTGATACCAACTATTTTTGCCGGGTATTCAAGAAAAAAACCGGCAGGACACCGACCGAATACCGTTTGGAAAAATAG
- a CDS encoding ROK family protein: protein MLRLGLDIGGTKIEAQLLDDRGQCLKKHRIATPNQQYCEFLNSVTALVTQYRTEFNHSFSVGIGLPGAISPDTGRIKNSNILILNGQDLRADLEQRLGQTVALANDADCFALSEAVDGAGKDGRTVFGVIIGTGCGGGVVVNKQLLSGPNAIAGEWGHNPLPGHSPEQDGPAQPCYCGRNNCLERFVSGTGFTTRFNQRYDTQLTAAEIIAAKENGDIKAEEHYQHLVNALARSLGSVINVIDPHVIVLGGGLSNVDSLYRDLPAALLPYIFSDRCNTRIVKAKHGDSSGVRGAAWLPGL from the coding sequence ATGTTGCGATTAGGTCTGGATATTGGCGGTACCAAAATCGAGGCACAGTTATTAGATGACCGGGGACAATGTCTGAAAAAGCACCGCATTGCCACTCCAAATCAGCAGTACTGCGAATTTCTGAACAGCGTGACTGCATTAGTTACGCAATACCGTACCGAATTTAATCACTCTTTTTCTGTCGGTATCGGTTTGCCCGGTGCAATCAGTCCGGATACCGGCCGGATCAAAAACTCCAATATTCTGATCCTCAACGGACAGGATCTGCGCGCCGATCTGGAACAACGGCTCGGTCAGACCGTCGCACTGGCCAATGATGCCGACTGTTTTGCGTTATCAGAAGCAGTCGATGGCGCCGGCAAAGATGGTCGGACAGTATTTGGCGTCATTATAGGCACCGGCTGCGGTGGCGGCGTGGTGGTGAACAAACAGCTGCTGAGCGGTCCGAATGCCATTGCCGGTGAATGGGGGCACAATCCGCTACCCGGTCATTCACCGGAACAGGACGGCCCGGCACAACCTTGTTATTGTGGTCGCAACAATTGTCTGGAACGGTTTGTTTCCGGCACCGGTTTTACAACCCGTTTTAATCAGCGTTACGACACTCAGCTCACTGCAGCCGAGATTATTGCCGCCAAGGAAAACGGAGATATCAAAGCCGAAGAGCATTATCAGCATCTGGTCAATGCGCTTGCCCGCAGTCTTGGCAGCGTGATCAATGTAATTGATCCGCATGTGATTGTGCTGGGTGGTGGCTTGTCGAATGTCGATTCGCTGTATCGGGATCTTCCCGCTGCATTGCTGCCTTATATCTTTTCCGATCGCTGTAATACCCGGATCGTGAAAGCAAAACACGGCGATAGCAGCGGTGTCCGCGGAGCCGCCTGGTTACCCGGTCTGTAA
- a CDS encoding glycine zipper 2TM domain-containing protein, with protein sequence MKFKACVVLSVVSSMFVVAGCTNLHSGDVYQGNRAGIVQNVSYGTVTSIRQVTIQDDSSNMPIGAVAGAVVGGILGHSVGGGTGKQLATVGGVVAGGLAGNAIQNQANKTTGMEVEIRLDNGQTIAVVQANDPNFQVGSRVRLVDAGGRTTAALVSNVNSGAAPVVVQPGYTPVQ encoded by the coding sequence ATGAAATTTAAAGCGTGTGTAGTGTTGAGCGTTGTTTCTTCAATGTTCGTCGTGGCGGGATGTACCAATCTTCATTCTGGTGACGTGTATCAGGGAAATCGTGCCGGTATCGTACAGAACGTCAGTTACGGTACTGTAACCAGTATTCGTCAGGTTACTATTCAGGATGACAGTAGCAATATGCCTATCGGCGCTGTAGCCGGTGCCGTCGTGGGTGGTATTTTAGGTCATTCTGTCGGTGGTGGCACAGGTAAGCAACTGGCTACCGTGGGTGGTGTAGTTGCCGGTGGTCTGGCAGGTAATGCTATCCAGAATCAGGCTAACAAAACCACAGGCATGGAAGTCGAAATTCGTCTGGATAATGGCCAGACCATCGCGGTGGTTCAGGCTAATGACCCTAACTTCCAGGTTGGTTCCCGCGTGCGTTTAGTGGATGCCGGTGGTCGTACTACAGCCGCACTGGTTAGTAACGTGAACTCTGGTGCAGCCCCTGTGGTTGTGCAACCGGGTTATACCCCAGTTCAGTAA
- a CDS encoding LacI family DNA-binding transcriptional regulator, translated as MTTILDVCRLANVSKATVSRVLSGNRKVKEDTRDVVMRAVEQLNYRPNQLAQSLATKVSNTVGVLTNGLTDSQLGQVLRQLDSALWGQGRSFILANGVDGAASLADKLSFLASRHCDAILLLGKNYDHRWFDDLDVSDLPPLLTMNQTLDEIDGVQFDQALTAELACNYLYSHGHTQIAVLLESGSGGEQMLQGYRHALENRSLPFNRQMVAQHADGATAISMLINRYIPFTAVLVPDDHQAIEVIRTLAQYNIQVPQEVSVISLMTGIEGERYTPAITGFEVPEEKMLQSLLRLLDDVIKGGGEGGSDVTREFMGKLIIRQSVRTME; from the coding sequence ATGACCACAATTCTCGATGTATGCAGATTGGCCAATGTATCTAAAGCAACCGTATCCCGGGTGCTGAGCGGCAATCGCAAGGTGAAAGAAGATACCCGGGACGTGGTAATGCGAGCCGTTGAACAACTGAATTATCGCCCTAACCAGCTGGCGCAATCACTTGCCACCAAAGTCAGTAATACGGTTGGTGTGCTCACCAATGGGTTGACCGACAGTCAGCTTGGGCAGGTTTTACGTCAGCTGGATTCGGCACTCTGGGGACAGGGACGTAGTTTCATTCTGGCGAATGGGGTTGATGGTGCAGCCTCGCTGGCCGATAAACTGAGTTTTCTGGCCTCCCGACATTGTGATGCCATCCTGTTACTGGGCAAAAATTACGACCATCGCTGGTTTGATGATCTGGATGTCAGCGATTTGCCGCCGCTGCTAACCATGAATCAGACGCTGGATGAGATTGATGGTGTGCAGTTTGATCAGGCACTGACCGCTGAACTGGCCTGCAATTATCTCTATTCACATGGTCATACCCAGATCGCGGTATTACTGGAGTCAGGCAGTGGTGGTGAACAGATGTTGCAGGGCTACCGCCACGCACTGGAAAACCGTAGTCTGCCATTTAACAGACAAATGGTGGCACAACATGCAGATGGTGCTACTGCAATCAGTATGCTGATCAATCGTTATATTCCGTTTACCGCAGTGCTGGTGCCTGATGATCATCAGGCTATTGAAGTGATCCGCACACTGGCGCAGTACAACATTCAGGTGCCACAGGAAGTCTCGGTGATCAGTTTGATGACCGGTATTGAAGGGGAACGCTATACCCCGGCGATCACCGGTTTTGAAGTCCCGGAAGAAAAGATGCTGCAGTCATTGTTACGTCTGCTGGACGATGTGATTAAAGGTGGCGGAGAAGGCGGTTCCGATGTTACCCGCGAGTTTATGGGAAAATTAATAATCAGGCAATCGGTCAGAACGATGGAATAA
- a CDS encoding PTS cellobiose transporter subunit IIC: MSAYNKMVTMIEDTVTPLAAKLGQQKYVTSIRDGFIAALPFMIVGSFMLVFIFPPFDPETKWGFARAWLDFAKTYQNQLLLPFQLSMGVMTLFISVGVAASLGRHYKLDPITTGLLSLMSFLLVAAPIKDGAISTQYFSGQGIFTALICSIYATEVYAFLKRKNITIRLPEQVPTGVARSFEILIPVMVIILTLHPLNLFIESETGMILPEAIMSMVKPLVSASDSLPAILISLFICQILWFAGIHGALIVTGIMNPFWMANLAENQAALAAGGELTHIYLQGFWDHYLLIGGVGSTLPLAFLLLRSKAIHLRTIGKMGVVPGLFNINEPILFGAPIVMNPVFFLPFILVPMVNAVLAYVATSMGLVARVVSMTPWTSPAPLGASWAANWSFSPVVMCLICMVMSAVMYYPFLKAYERTLLKQEEETAAEAHAGEPATA, translated from the coding sequence ATGAGTGCATACAACAAAATGGTGACGATGATTGAAGATACGGTCACGCCACTGGCAGCAAAACTGGGACAACAGAAATATGTCACCTCCATCCGTGACGGGTTTATCGCCGCACTGCCGTTCATGATCGTCGGTAGTTTCATGCTGGTGTTTATTTTCCCGCCATTTGATCCGGAAACAAAATGGGGCTTTGCCCGGGCGTGGCTGGATTTTGCCAAAACTTACCAGAACCAGTTGTTGCTGCCCTTCCAGCTCAGCATGGGGGTGATGACGCTGTTTATTTCCGTGGGTGTTGCAGCCAGTCTGGGACGTCACTACAAATTAGACCCGATCACGACCGGTTTGCTGTCACTGATGTCCTTCCTGTTAGTGGCCGCGCCGATTAAAGATGGCGCCATTTCCACTCAGTATTTCTCCGGTCAGGGGATCTTCACTGCGCTGATCTGTTCTATTTATGCCACTGAGGTGTATGCCTTCCTGAAGCGGAAAAATATCACCATCCGTCTGCCGGAGCAGGTACCGACCGGTGTGGCACGTTCGTTTGAAATTCTGATCCCGGTGATGGTGATCATTCTGACGCTGCATCCGCTGAATCTGTTTATTGAAAGTGAAACCGGCATGATCCTGCCGGAAGCGATCATGTCGATGGTGAAACCGCTGGTTTCTGCTTCTGACAGCCTGCCAGCCATTCTGATCTCACTGTTTATCTGTCAGATCCTGTGGTTTGCCGGTATTCACGGCGCGTTGATCGTCACCGGGATCATGAACCCGTTCTGGATGGCCAATCTGGCCGAAAACCAGGCGGCACTGGCCGCCGGCGGTGAACTCACTCATATCTATCTGCAAGGTTTCTGGGATCACTACCTGCTGATCGGCGGTGTCGGATCTACATTGCCGCTGGCCTTCCTGCTGCTGCGCAGTAAAGCGATCCACCTGCGTACCATCGGCAAAATGGGGGTGGTTCCGGGCCTGTTTAATATCAACGAGCCAATCCTGTTTGGCGCACCAATCGTGATGAACCCGGTGTTCTTCCTGCCATTCATCCTGGTACCAATGGTCAATGCCGTGTTGGCGTATGTCGCCACCAGCATGGGTCTAGTCGCTCGTGTCGTCTCCATGACGCCATGGACCAGCCCGGCGCCGCTGGGTGCCTCCTGGGCGGCCAACTGGTCATTCAGCCCGGTGGTTATGTGTTTGATTTGTATGGTGATGTCGGCAGTTATGTACTATCCGTTCCTGAAAGCTTACGAACGTACGCTACTGAAACAGGAAGAAGAAACTGCGGCTGAAGCCCATGCTGGCGAACCAGCCACTGCTTAA
- a CDS encoding PTS cellobiose transporter subunit IIC, protein MGSYWMQLMVSAIEQWMTPLARYLTKSRYLIALRDGFQLAMPFVIVGSLCVPLLYPPFPPDSTNWLAVLWNHVSTDLRVVWLAPYQITMGLISLLVSFGMAASLAKSYGLPERLSGLTGSVSFMLLAGFYQNGGVDARYLGGMGLFTAIIAAIYSIEVIRFFYQRNWTIRVPEEVPKITSSGFLLIIPLFFILISLTLINLLLQQHFGAVFPELVEKLFRPMIVASDSLPAVWLSLLVCNLLWFMGIHGALLITGIMYPFWMSNILDNQAALAAGQVLPHIYVHAFWDFYLLIGGVGSTLPLAFMALRSRSQQLRSAGKLGLFPSLFNINEPILFGFPVIMNPLFLLPFLLAPLVNATLAWYLTEWGWLDRFVAILPWSMPSPIGAAWSANGSWRTALMSLLALANAWIIYYPFFKVHERMLLENKRAMMQKKGY, encoded by the coding sequence ATGGGTTCTTACTGGATGCAGTTAATGGTATCGGCGATTGAGCAGTGGATGACACCGCTGGCGCGTTACCTGACAAAAAGCCGCTATCTGATCGCATTGCGGGATGGCTTCCAGCTCGCCATGCCTTTCGTTATCGTCGGTAGTCTGTGCGTGCCGTTGCTGTATCCGCCATTCCCGCCGGACAGCACTAATTGGTTGGCAGTACTCTGGAATCATGTTTCCACGGATCTGCGTGTGGTCTGGCTGGCCCCGTATCAGATCACCATGGGGCTTATTTCGCTGCTGGTCTCGTTTGGTATGGCCGCGAGTCTGGCCAAGAGCTATGGCTTACCGGAACGCCTCTCCGGTTTGACCGGTTCGGTCAGCTTTATGCTGCTTGCAGGGTTTTACCAGAATGGCGGTGTCGATGCCCGCTATCTGGGTGGGATGGGGTTGTTCACAGCGATCATTGCTGCAATCTATTCCATTGAAGTTATTCGTTTTTTCTATCAGCGTAACTGGACGATCCGCGTGCCGGAGGAAGTACCTAAAATTACATCCAGTGGCTTCCTGCTTATTATTCCGCTGTTTTTTATCCTGATCAGCCTGACGCTGATTAATCTGTTACTGCAGCAGCATTTCGGTGCTGTGTTTCCTGAGTTGGTGGAAAAACTGTTCCGGCCGATGATCGTGGCATCTGACAGTCTGCCGGCCGTCTGGTTATCCCTGCTGGTGTGTAATCTGCTGTGGTTTATGGGGATCCACGGCGCCCTGTTGATCACCGGCATCATGTACCCCTTCTGGATGTCGAACATACTGGACAATCAGGCGGCACTGGCTGCCGGACAAGTGTTACCGCACATTTATGTGCATGCATTCTGGGATTTTTATCTGCTGATTGGTGGTGTGGGCTCGACGTTGCCGCTGGCTTTTATGGCTTTGCGCAGCCGTTCGCAGCAATTGCGTAGCGCCGGTAAACTGGGATTATTTCCTTCCTTGTTCAACATCAATGAGCCGATCCTGTTTGGTTTTCCGGTAATAATGAATCCCTTGTTTTTATTACCATTTTTGTTGGCGCCGTTGGTGAATGCGACTTTGGCGTGGTATCTGACAGAATGGGGCTGGCTGGATCGGTTTGTCGCAATTCTGCCCTGGTCGATGCCATCACCGATTGGTGCCGCCTGGTCAGCCAATGGCAGCTGGCGTACCGCATTAATGAGTTTACTGGCACTAGCGAATGCCTGGATTATTTACTATCCCTTCTTCAAGGTACATGAACGGATGTTATTGGAAAATAAACGCGCCATGATGCAGAAAAAAGGCTACTAA
- a CDS encoding PTS lactose/cellobiose transporter subunit IIA, with the protein MMDLEEAVMGIIVNAGQSRSLCFEALHQAKQGQFVEADSLLKEANTFAREAHAVQTQLIEADEGEGKTRMTLVMVHAQDHLMTSILAKELITELVDLYKQNAARI; encoded by the coding sequence ATGATGGATTTAGAAGAAGCAGTCATGGGCATCATTGTAAATGCCGGACAATCACGCAGTCTCTGCTTTGAAGCATTGCATCAGGCGAAACAAGGACAGTTCGTTGAAGCAGATTCCCTGCTAAAAGAAGCCAATACCTTTGCCCGTGAAGCGCATGCGGTACAGACCCAGCTCATCGAAGCCGATGAAGGTGAAGGCAAAACCAGGATGACACTGGTGATGGTGCATGCACAGGATCACCTGATGACCTCGATTCTGGCCAAAGAGCTGATCACGGAACTGGTTGATCTGTATAAGCAAAACGCAGCCCGGATTTAA
- a CDS encoding PTS sugar transporter subunit IIB produces the protein MKKIMLCCSAGMSTSLLVKKMLAEAEKRQLPVEIKAFGAAEFDEQVSKYQAVLLGPQVKYMLADLQARAKPYGVPVEPIAMTDYGMQRGDKVLDFALSLIK, from the coding sequence ATGAAAAAAATTATGTTGTGTTGTTCAGCCGGAATGTCGACCAGTTTGCTGGTGAAAAAAATGCTGGCTGAAGCGGAAAAACGTCAGTTACCAGTAGAGATCAAAGCCTTTGGTGCGGCGGAGTTTGATGAACAGGTGTCCAAATATCAGGCGGTATTACTGGGCCCTCAGGTGAAATACATGCTCGCCGATTTGCAGGCGCGGGCGAAACCGTATGGCGTTCCGGTAGAACCTATCGCAATGACGGATTACGGCATGCAACGCGGGGACAAAGTGCTCGATTTCGCTTTGTCTCTGATCAAGTAA